One Staphylococcus ratti DNA segment encodes these proteins:
- the icd gene encoding NADP-dependent isocitrate dehydrogenase, which produces MMSEKIVKTAEGLNVPNQPIVPFIIGDGIGPDIWKAASRVIDEAVKKAYNGEKEISWKEVLAGQKAFDQTGEWLPQETLDTIKEYLIAIKGPLTTPIGGGIRSLNVALRQELDLFTCLRPVRWFQGVPSPVKNPQDTDMVIFRENTEDIYAGIEFKEGSEEVKKVIDFLQKEMGAKNIRFPETSGIGIKPVSKEGTERLVRAVIQYALDNNRKSVTLVHKGNIMKFTEGAFKQWGYDLAEREFGDKVFTWQQYDKIVEEKGKDEANATQAQAENEGKIIIKDSIADIFLQQILTRPSDHDVVATMNLNGDYISDALAAQVGGIGIAPGANINYETGHAIFEATHGTAPKYADLDKVNPSSVLLSGVLLLEHLGWQEAADLITASVEKTIASKVVTYDFARLMDGATEVKTSQFADELIKNL; this is translated from the coding sequence ATAATGAGTGAAAAGATTGTTAAAACAGCAGAAGGTCTAAACGTACCTAATCAACCTATCGTTCCTTTCATTATTGGAGATGGTATTGGGCCAGACATTTGGAAAGCTGCTAGCCGTGTTATTGATGAAGCGGTAAAGAAAGCATATAACGGTGAAAAAGAAATCTCTTGGAAAGAAGTATTGGCAGGTCAAAAAGCTTTTGATCAAACAGGTGAATGGCTACCTCAAGAAACTTTAGATACTATTAAAGAATATCTTATTGCTATTAAAGGACCTTTGACCACACCTATTGGTGGTGGCATTCGTTCATTAAACGTAGCGTTGCGTCAAGAGTTAGATTTATTTACGTGTCTACGTCCTGTACGTTGGTTCCAAGGTGTACCTTCACCGGTTAAAAATCCGCAAGATACAGATATGGTGATTTTCCGTGAGAATACGGAAGATATTTATGCAGGAATCGAATTTAAAGAAGGTTCAGAAGAAGTTAAAAAAGTAATCGACTTCTTGCAAAAGGAAATGGGTGCAAAAAATATTCGTTTCCCAGAAACATCTGGTATCGGTATTAAGCCAGTTTCTAAAGAAGGTACAGAGCGTTTAGTACGCGCGGTGATTCAATATGCATTAGACAACAACCGCAAGTCAGTGACACTTGTGCACAAAGGTAATATTATGAAGTTTACTGAAGGCGCTTTTAAACAATGGGGCTATGATTTAGCTGAACGTGAATTTGGAGATAAAGTCTTCACATGGCAACAATATGATAAAATTGTTGAAGAAAAAGGAAAAGACGAAGCAAATGCTACACAAGCACAAGCTGAAAATGAAGGCAAAATCATCATTAAAGATTCAATTGCTGATATTTTCTTACAACAAATTTTAACGCGTCCATCTGATCACGATGTGGTTGCAACAATGAATCTTAATGGAGATTACATTTCAGATGCGTTAGCTGCTCAGGTCGGCGGCATCGGCATTGCACCTGGTGCTAACATTAACTACGAAACAGGACATGCCATTTTCGAAGCGACACATGGTACAGCACCTAAATATGCTGATTTAGATAAAGTAAATCCATCATCTGTATTATTATCAGGTGTGCTTTTATTAGAACATTTAGGATGGCAAGAAGCTGCTGATTTAATAACAGCATCTGTTGAAAAAACGATTGCTTCAAAAGTCGTAACATACGATTTTGCACGTCTGATGGATGGCGCAACAGAAGTTAAAACATCTCAATTTGCTGATGAATTAATTAAAAACTTATAA
- a CDS encoding response regulator transcription factor, with translation MVQRVLVVDDEQSIVTLLKYNLEQAGYIVEIAQDGEEAIEKEKETQPDLIVLDVMLPKKDGIEVCKTIRSDKNQVPILMLTAKDDEFDRVLGLELGADDYMTKPFSPREVVARVKAILRRSSQFETSRVEDDDEDIVIGPIRIRPDYFEVYRNDKLLELTPKEFELLLYLIERQGRVITREHMLNSVWNYEFAGDSRIVDVHISHLRDKLEENPKQPQFIKTVRGLGYKLERPK, from the coding sequence ATGGTGCAAAGAGTACTTGTGGTTGATGATGAACAATCCATTGTCACACTACTCAAATACAATCTTGAGCAAGCGGGTTATATCGTTGAAATCGCACAAGACGGTGAGGAAGCGATTGAAAAAGAAAAAGAAACACAACCTGATTTAATCGTATTAGACGTTATGTTACCTAAAAAAGACGGCATTGAAGTATGTAAAACAATTCGTTCAGATAAGAATCAGGTCCCTATACTCATGTTGACCGCTAAAGACGATGAGTTTGATCGTGTTTTAGGTTTGGAACTAGGGGCAGATGATTATATGACAAAGCCGTTTTCACCAAGAGAAGTAGTTGCACGTGTGAAAGCAATTTTACGTCGTTCATCACAATTTGAAACATCACGTGTGGAAGATGATGATGAAGACATTGTCATTGGTCCTATCCGTATTAGACCAGATTATTTTGAAGTGTATCGCAACGATAAGTTGTTAGAGCTTACACCAAAAGAGTTTGAATTATTACTATATCTTATAGAACGCCAAGGTCGTGTCATTACGAGAGAGCATATGTTAAACTCTGTATGGAATTATGAATTTGCTGGTGATTCACGTATTGTGGATGTGCATATTAGTCATTTACGTGATAAGCTTGAAGAAAATCCTAAACAACCACAATTTATTAAAACTGTACGTGGTTTAGGTTATAAATTGGAGCGACCGAAGTAA